The genomic DNA ACCGAGGCCTGATCGAGCCATCCGCAACGAGGGCAGCGCTTAGATTTGACGGCCTTCCCTTCCGTTTTGAAACGCTTCGTGAATTGTTTCGGCTGTTCGATCTCGATCCACTCAAACCGTTCGCGGCTTTTTGCCGATTTCGCCGCTTGAACAGCCTTTACTTTCACATTACCCGCGTCTTCAGAAGGAATTTCCAGCGAATCAAATATGGTTTTTTCTGTTTTTTCCATTGGTTCTAAAAAAAATTAAAAAACCAGCCGTTCAATACATGAATAAACGCTGGTTTTAAATACGATACCGTTGTAACAAAGTTGTATAGCCGACATCCTCATTATTAATTGAGTAGAAGCTAAAGTAAACGTCTTTCAAAATCAAGAGCTAACTACTCCCGTAACCTCACATACACGTGGGCATACCCGTCATATACATTTTCCCTAAGAAACAGCGTGTCCTGCCCACGCAAACTTATCGTCTGCGTCTTCGTCATTCCGGAAATACGTAAAACCGGCGCCGGCGATTGTGAATAGATCGACTTTTCGTTTTGGATTTGATAATTTTGTTTTAACGTCAGGGAATCGTTGGCGTAATACATGATGACATGGTCTTTCGTCAGCACGATTTTTTTTGATAATTTAATATTTTCCGGAGTCAATGTGTTGCCTAAAAGTCCGCCGCTGGATTGCACCCAGCTCCATGCGCCGTACATTTCTTTTTCATCTAAAACGGGTTCCTGTATACTAAATACCACGATAAAAATAGCCAGAAAACGTATCATAATGTCTAAACTTTATTATTGGTTTTTCACTAAAAAAACGACTACTTTTTATTAAAATGAAGATATTGTTGTCTAAAGTCAATACAGCTTTTCTTAAATATACGATCTTTGAAATCAATGCCATTACTTTGGTTTCCATGGTCGTTTGGACGCTTGCCCAGCACGAATCCGCCGTGGTGGGATGGTACACGCTTCTTCTGCCGTATTTTCAGCACTGGCTAAGCACAGCAACCGCTGTTTTTGTCATCGTGTCGATTATCGACCTCGCTTGGCTGTATTGTTTGTTCTATTTATTCAAGAAATCTTTTCACGGCTTGGTCAAATTATACCGTGTTCGGGTATGGCTGGACCGTATTCAGCATAAACCCTGGTTTCAAAAGATAGAAAAGTATTTTACGGAATCGCCCGGCGAGGAAGAAGTAATGAATGTGCAGCCTCATGATTCCCGCTTCCAACGTTTTATCAAACGATCCGGGCATCTCGGCATCGTGATCATTGCGGCCATTCCAAGCCCGGGCCTTAAAGAAGTCGGCATTATCATGGCGCTGACTCCAAAATATAAACGTTACGGATTTTGGCTTATGTACATAGGAGGTATTGTCAAGACCACCGGCACTTTATTGGTCTACGGCGGGCTTTACAAGGCTTTTCATCAGTTATTTCAACAAACATTTTATTAATAATTAGCACAACAATCCAACCGGAGGGAAAAAATGGCCGCAATAATTATCGGCATTGCTCTGATCGGACTAAGTGTCCTGCTTATCTTTTTACGCAGAAAAAGCCAGGACAAACTCCTGGAGATCAAATCCACACAAACTTCATCGGCAAAAGACCTGACAGAACTTTGGCAGTCGGTAAAAAGTGAACTGGGAAGCGCCGGCGGATTTAAACAGCTTACAGAAGTCAAAGGCATTGTAAAATGTGCAAAGCCTCTTTTGGGTGAGTTGTCCAAACAAGCCTGCGTGTGTTATCAAATGGAAGTTCTGGAACGTTATGAAGAGACATACTATGAAAAAGACGCACAAGGCAATAACCAGCGCCGAACCCGCACCGGTAAGAGTTCCGTTGCTAACAATTCCCAATCCGTTGCTTTTGAAATCGAAGATGCGACCGGGCGCATCACCGTCAATCCAAACGGCGCGGATATCGATCCTGTTCAGGTAGTGAGCAAATATGAACCAAGTATTCAGGGACGAAATTCGATCTCATTTGGTAGCTTTTCTTTTAACGTCGGACGCGGCGATGGCGACCGAAAAATTTTGGGATATGAATTTACTGAAAAGATTATTCCGGTGGATCGCAGAATATATGCGATAGGCGAAGCATCCGATACCTCCGGTGAGCTCATGATCCAAAAGCCGTCTGAAAAAGGCAAGCCGTTTATAATAACATTAAAATCGGAAGAGGAACTCACCAAAGGCACTGAATCAAACATCAAAGCCCTGATGATAGGTGCAATGCTGAGCCTGATCGTGGGATTGGGCGCTGTAATATACGGAATAATCGAAAAATAAATTGTAACCGTGAAAGGAATCTGATATGAAAACAAGTTTATTTTCCTCAATCATGTATTGCGCAATCTTTTACATTTCTTCTTTTCAAACTTCAGTTGCACAAAACTGCGACAGTTTTTATCCGATTAAAAAGGGCAACTCATTTGAAATGCAGGAGTTCGACGGCAATAATAAACTGACGGGAACCAATACGGTCGTTGTAAAGGACCGCCGGGATATGGGCGGCACTGTCGAGGCTACCCTGCAAGGCACGTATATGAATGCGAAAGGTAAGACAGAATCTTCGGTTGAATTCAAAGTCAAATGCGACGGATCTATTTTTTTCATGGATCTGCAGTCCTTTTTTAGCAGCATGGAGAAGCAGAAAGATATGGAACTGAAATTAGAAGGCGGGTTTTCTGAAATGCCTATACGGAATATTAACGTGGGAGATCAGCTTAAAGATGCCGTAATGAAAATGCACATGATGCAGGAAGGAGAAAAGATGGGCACCATGGTCATGACCATTCGCAGAAAAGTAGAAGCCAAACAATCCGTCACGGTTCCGGCAGGAACGTTTGAATGTTACAAAATTGCCGTCGAATCCGAAAGTGCGATGGAAATGATGGGCATGAAAATGCCGGGCGGCAAGAGCCATAGTGTTGACTATTTTTCCCCGGGCATCGGAACGGTTAAAAATGAAGCGTACGATAAAAAAGGGAAATTAATGCACTATTCCGTTTTAAGTAAAATTACAAAATAAAGTTTTTCAACGCTTGTGCCCTTGATAGAACATTGAGCGCACTGCGGATACATTCGTTTATTCACATCACAGGAGCTACCATAATGTTATCCAAGAATCTTCAAAATGCAATTAACGAGCAGATCAATAAAGAATTTTTTTCGGAGTATCTGTATCTTTCCATGTCCGCACATTGTAATACGATCAATATGGACGGGATTGCCAATTATTTTCTCGTACAGTCGCAGGAGGAACATTTTCATGCGATGAAATTTTTTAATTTCGTTAACGACCGTGGAGGAAAAGTCGAACTCAAAGCGCTCGCCGCGCCGAAAGTACATTTCAAATCCCTGATCGAAATTTTCGAGGAAACGCTGGACCATGAAAAACTGGTTACCGCTTCGATCAACAAACTCATGGACATTGCCATTAAAGAAAAAGACCACGCGCTGATCAGTTTCCTGAAGTGGTTTGTGGATGAGCAGGTAGAGGAAGAATCAACCGTCGGGAAAATCCTACATAAACTTAAGCTTATTGACGGAGACGGGCACGGTTTACTTATGATCGATAACGAGTTGGCCGCTAAAGTTTTTACGCCTCCCGCGGATAACGTTTAGTATCAGAAATCTACATAGAACGCGCAGCGAATACTTGAGTTTTACTACATTCATTTAACGGAAGAATAATATGCCGCGAGACATCCCCGTTGGCAATGGAAATCTACTGATCGGATTTGACAAGAATTATTACATTCGAGATCTGTATTTCCCGTTTGTTGGAAAAGAAAACCACGTGCAGGGCAACGAATGCAAGTTCGGCGTGTGGGCGGACGGGCATTTTGCATGGATGAACGATAGTTGGGAGATAGAACTCAATTATCTCGATGACACGATGGTCACGGAGGTCAGGTTGACCAATCGGAAACTGGGATTAGA from bacterium includes the following:
- a CDS encoding ferritin, with amino-acid sequence MLSKNLQNAINEQINKEFFSEYLYLSMSAHCNTINMDGIANYFLVQSQEEHFHAMKFFNFVNDRGGKVELKALAAPKVHFKSLIEIFEETLDHEKLVTASINKLMDIAIKEKDHALISFLKWFVDEQVEEESTVGKILHKLKLIDGDGHGLLMIDNELAAKVFTPPADNV